The following coding sequences lie in one Streptococcus suis genomic window:
- a CDS encoding acyl-[acyl-carrier-protein] thioesterase, protein MGLTYQEEFTIPFDMVDVKQEIKLPDFISYCLGVSGRQSEELGRSDLYVFQEFGLIWVVTDYELTIQGLPKYNETITIKTEAVAYNKFFCHRMFYIYDEAGNLLLDILCYFVLIDFESRKVAPVPEALIAPYQSEQVKKLPRAPKYQFLENPSVQEFPVRYFDLDMNGHVNNGKYLEWMYEALGYDFLLCHVPKKIQLKYLKEVEATSLVSSRMVSNACVSQHEIVVDGHIHAQAVIEWRERYVAG, encoded by the coding sequence ATGGGCTTAACCTACCAAGAAGAGTTCACCATTCCCTTTGATATGGTGGATGTTAAACAAGAAATTAAACTGCCTGACTTTATTTCCTACTGTCTCGGTGTGTCAGGTCGGCAGTCGGAAGAACTGGGTCGCAGTGACCTCTATGTTTTTCAGGAATTTGGCTTGATTTGGGTCGTGACAGATTATGAACTGACCATTCAAGGCCTACCCAAGTATAATGAAACCATCACGATAAAAACAGAAGCAGTTGCCTACAACAAGTTTTTCTGTCATCGGATGTTCTACATCTACGATGAGGCAGGTAATCTTTTGCTGGATATTCTCTGTTATTTTGTCTTGATTGATTTTGAGAGTCGCAAGGTGGCACCTGTGCCAGAGGCCTTGATTGCTCCCTATCAGTCTGAGCAGGTCAAGAAATTGCCTCGGGCTCCTAAGTATCAGTTCTTGGAAAATCCATCTGTTCAAGAATTTCCTGTTCGCTATTTTGACTTGGATATGAATGGGCATGTCAATAATGGCAAGTATCTGGAATGGATGTATGAAGCACTAGGCTATGATTTTCTGCTCTGCCATGTCCCTAAAAAAATCCAACTCAAGTATCTTAAGGAGGTAGAGGCGACTAGCTTGGTAAGTTCACGCATGGTGTCTAATGCTTGTGTCAGCCAGCATGAGATTGTGGTAGATGGGCATATTCATGCGCAAGCTGTCATAGAATGGAGGGAACGTTATGTCGCAGGATAA
- a CDS encoding glycogen/starch/alpha-glucan family phosphorylase: MINLQNFVQSMYAKRIEDCTDQELYYALLAFTKQQSEAKYTNDQKKKVYYISAEFLIGKLLSNNLINLGVYDEVKSQLAAAGKDLIAIEDVEMEPSLGNGGLGRLAACFLDSIASLGLNGDGVGLNYHFGLFRQLFEYHQQSAVPNEWITPRSWLTESPISYQVPFANFTLTSKLYDIDVPGYKMERKNRLRLFDLGSVDDNIIYDGIEFDKEDIFRNLTLFLYPDDSTDEGKVLRIFQQYFMVSNAAQLLIDEAVAKGSNLHDLPDYAVVQINDTHPSLVIPELIRLLELRGISFDEAVEIVKKMTAYTNHTILSEALEKWPLDFLNRVVPHLVPFIEELDRRAKEVKDDPAVNIIDEHGRVHMAHMDIHYGYSINGVAALHTEILKTSELKAFYELYPEKFNNKTNGITFRRWLMHANPSLASYLDGLLGHGYHHDASELEKLLEYKNDKELKSWLDKNKQHNKRKLQRHIAKTQGVEVNPESIFDVQIKRMHEYKRQQMNVLYVIHKYLDIKAGNIPARPLTVFFGGKAAPAYTTAQDIIHLILVLSQVIKNDPEVAPHLQLVMIENYNVTEASFIIPAADISEQISLASKEASGTGNMKFMLNGALTIGTDDGANVEIHELVGDENIYIFGQDSQTVIDHYANGTYHPYALYEREAIRPLIDFITSDTIRQAGGIDERLWRLQDNLKHNDHFMTLLDLEDYIETKERMLADYEDRDSWLEKVIVNIAKAGFFSSDRTIQQYNEDIWHLEAK; the protein is encoded by the coding sequence ATGATAAATTTACAAAATTTTGTTCAATCCATGTATGCTAAACGTATTGAGGATTGTACAGACCAAGAACTCTATTACGCCTTGCTTGCTTTTACAAAACAGCAAAGTGAAGCCAAATATACTAACGACCAGAAGAAAAAGGTTTACTATATTTCAGCAGAGTTCTTGATTGGTAAACTCTTGTCCAACAACCTGATTAACTTAGGTGTCTATGACGAGGTGAAGAGCCAGTTAGCTGCTGCTGGTAAGGACTTGATTGCCATTGAAGATGTGGAGATGGAGCCATCTCTAGGTAACGGTGGTTTGGGTCGTTTGGCTGCCTGCTTCCTTGATTCCATTGCTAGTCTGGGTCTTAACGGTGATGGGGTCGGCTTGAATTATCACTTTGGACTGTTTAGACAATTATTCGAATACCATCAGCAGTCAGCTGTGCCAAACGAGTGGATTACACCACGTTCATGGTTAACAGAGTCACCGATTTCTTATCAGGTGCCATTTGCAAACTTTACCTTGACATCTAAGTTGTATGACATCGATGTACCTGGTTATAAAATGGAACGCAAGAATCGTCTACGTTTGTTTGACCTTGGTTCAGTTGATGATAATATCATCTACGATGGTATCGAGTTTGACAAGGAAGATATTTTCCGTAATTTGACCCTCTTCCTTTATCCAGATGATTCGACAGACGAGGGTAAAGTTCTCCGTATCTTCCAGCAGTATTTCATGGTGTCTAACGCTGCCCAACTCTTGATTGACGAAGCGGTTGCCAAAGGGTCAAACCTTCATGACTTGCCTGATTATGCAGTGGTTCAAATCAATGATACCCATCCATCACTTGTTATTCCAGAATTGATTCGTTTGTTGGAACTTCGTGGCATTTCATTTGATGAGGCAGTTGAAATTGTTAAGAAAATGACTGCTTATACCAACCATACCATCTTGTCAGAAGCTCTTGAAAAATGGCCGCTTGATTTCTTGAATCGTGTGGTTCCGCACTTGGTGCCATTTATTGAAGAGCTGGATCGTCGTGCCAAAGAAGTGAAGGATGATCCTGCTGTCAATATCATCGATGAGCATGGTCGTGTCCACATGGCCCACATGGATATTCACTATGGCTACTCTATCAATGGTGTGGCAGCCCTTCATACTGAGATTTTGAAAACATCAGAGTTAAAAGCCTTCTATGAGCTCTATCCAGAGAAGTTTAACAACAAGACGAATGGTATCACCTTCCGTCGTTGGCTCATGCATGCCAACCCAAGTTTGGCAAGCTATCTTGATGGCCTACTTGGCCATGGTTATCACCATGATGCCAGCGAGTTGGAAAAACTTTTAGAATACAAGAATGACAAGGAATTGAAATCTTGGTTGGATAAAAACAAGCAACACAACAAGCGTAAATTACAACGTCATATTGCTAAAACTCAAGGTGTTGAAGTTAATCCAGAGTCTATCTTTGACGTGCAAATCAAGCGTATGCACGAGTACAAGCGTCAACAGATGAATGTCCTCTATGTTATCCATAAGTATTTGGATATCAAGGCTGGGAATATCCCCGCGCGTCCATTGACTGTCTTCTTTGGAGGAAAAGCAGCACCAGCTTACACAACGGCTCAAGATATTATCCACTTGATTTTGGTCTTATCACAGGTTATCAAAAATGACCCAGAAGTGGCACCACATTTGCAGTTGGTCATGATTGAAAACTACAACGTAACGGAAGCCAGCTTCATCATTCCAGCGGCAGACATTTCAGAGCAAATTTCTCTTGCATCTAAAGAAGCATCTGGTACTGGTAACATGAAATTCATGCTGAACGGCGCCCTGACCATCGGTACAGACGACGGTGCCAACGTGGAAATTCATGAATTGGTCGGCGATGAAAATATCTACATCTTCGGTCAAGATAGCCAGACTGTTATCGACCACTATGCAAATGGAACCTACCATCCATATGCCTTATACGAACGTGAAGCCATCCGTCCATTGATTGATTTCATCACTTCTGACACCATTCGTCAGGCTGGCGGTATTGATGAACGTCTATGGCGTTTACAGGATAACCTTAAGCACAATGACCACTTCATGACTTTGCTTGATTTGGAAGATTATATTGAAACCAAGGAAAGAATGTTGGCTGACTATGAAGACCGTGACAGCTGGTTGGAAAAGGTTATCGTCAACATTGCTAAAGCAGGATTCTTCTCATCAGACCGTACGATTCAACAGTACAACGAAGATATTTGGCATTTGGAAGCGAAATAG
- a CDS encoding addiction module toxin, HicA family has product MPLTGKEMAKLAEANGWKEIRVNGSHHHFKKEGFSKIVTIPVHGNKDLGKGLEKKILRDLGLL; this is encoded by the coding sequence ATGCCACTTACTGGAAAAGAAATGGCAAAACTTGCAGAGGCTAACGGGTGGAAAGAAATCCGAGTCAATGGAAGTCACCACCATTTCAAAAAAGAAGGATTTTCAAAAATAGTCACAATCCCAGTTCATGGAAACAAGGACTTGGGCAAAGGGCTAGAAAAGAAAATCCTGAGAGATTTGGGGCTACTTTGA
- a CDS encoding ArsC family transcriptional regulator: MEKLTVYINPDCSKCKKLQVLLPSQNLDIKWVNYLENPLTEAELTALLKKMGSQPSAVTRLKEEERLALSEEEIFERLVKEPALLNRPIIEREQTAFLCRPLEIIKEKMPEYDWSDYL, from the coding sequence ATGGAGAAGCTAACGGTCTATATCAATCCCGACTGTAGTAAGTGTAAGAAATTACAAGTCTTATTACCTAGTCAAAACTTAGATATCAAGTGGGTCAATTATTTAGAAAATCCTTTGACAGAGGCAGAATTGACAGCTCTTTTGAAAAAAATGGGCAGTCAACCTTCAGCAGTTACTCGATTGAAGGAAGAAGAACGACTAGCCTTGTCAGAAGAAGAAATCTTTGAGCGTTTAGTTAAAGAGCCTGCTCTTCTCAACCGTCCCATTATCGAGCGAGAGCAGACAGCCTTTCTCTGTCGTCCACTTGAAATCATTAAAGAAAAAATGCCAGAATATGACTGGTCGGATTATTTATAA
- a CDS encoding phosphopentomutase gives MPKFKRVHLVVMDSVGIGAAPDSDKFFNAGVADTESDTLGHISEKAGLAVPNMAKIGLGNIPRDTALATVPAESHPTGYVTKLEEVSLGKDTMTGHWEIMGLNITEPFDTFWDGFPEEILTKIEEFSGRKIIREANKPYSGTAVIDDFGPRQMETGELIVYTSADPVLQIAAHEDIIPLDELYRICEYARSITLERPALLGRIIARPYVGEPGNFSRTANRHDYAVSPFEATVLNKLADAGVPTYSVGKISDIFNGSGITNDMGHTKSNMHGVDVLLETLQLPEFEEGFTFTNLVDFDAVYGHRRNIEGYRDCLQEFDARIPEIIDNMREDDLLLITADHGNDPSYAGTDHTREYVPLLAYSKAFKGSGVLPVGHFADISATVAENFGVDTAMIGESFLEKLI, from the coding sequence ATGCCTAAATTTAAACGTGTTCACTTGGTAGTTATGGACTCTGTCGGAATCGGCGCAGCACCAGACTCAGATAAATTTTTCAATGCGGGTGTAGCAGATACAGAATCTGACACTCTCGGTCACATCTCTGAAAAAGCAGGTCTTGCAGTGCCAAATATGGCAAAAATTGGTCTTGGAAATATCCCTCGAGATACAGCGCTTGCGACAGTTCCTGCTGAAAGTCATCCAACTGGCTACGTGACCAAGCTGGAAGAAGTGTCGCTCGGAAAAGACACCATGACAGGCCACTGGGAAATCATGGGCCTCAATATTACTGAGCCATTTGATACATTCTGGGATGGTTTCCCTGAAGAGATTTTGACAAAAATCGAAGAATTCTCAGGTCGTAAAATCATCCGCGAAGCAAACAAGCCGTATTCAGGTACAGCTGTCATTGATGACTTTGGCCCTCGCCAAATGGAAACTGGGGAGTTAATCGTCTATACCTCCGCAGACCCTGTGCTTCAGATTGCAGCCCACGAAGATATTATTCCACTTGATGAGTTGTATCGTATCTGTGAATACGCTCGTTCCATTACCCTTGAACGCCCAGCTCTTCTTGGTCGGATTATTGCCCGTCCATACGTTGGTGAGCCAGGCAATTTCTCACGGACTGCAAATCGTCATGACTATGCAGTATCACCGTTTGAAGCAACAGTACTCAACAAACTAGCAGATGCGGGTGTACCAACTTACTCAGTTGGTAAAATCAGTGATATTTTCAATGGTTCAGGTATTACAAATGATATGGGTCACACCAAGTCCAACATGCACGGTGTCGATGTCTTGCTTGAAACGTTGCAGTTGCCTGAATTCGAGGAAGGTTTTACTTTTACAAACCTAGTTGACTTTGATGCTGTCTATGGTCATCGTCGCAATATCGAAGGTTATCGCGACTGCTTGCAAGAGTTTGATGCACGTATTCCAGAGATTATTGACAATATGCGTGAAGATGACCTGCTCTTGATTACAGCTGACCACGGAAATGATCCATCCTATGCTGGAACAGACCACACACGCGAATATGTGCCACTCTTAGCATACAGCAAGGCTTTCAAAGGTAGCGGTGTCTTGCCAGTAGGCCATTTTGCGGACATTTCAGCAACCGTTGCGGAAAACTTCGGAGTGGACACAGCAATGATTGGCGAAAGCTTCTTGGAGAAACTAATTTAA
- the deoD gene encoding purine-nucleoside phosphorylase: MSIHISAKPGEIADKILLPGDPLRAKFIAENFLENAVCFNEVRNMFGYTGTYKGHRVSVMGTGMGMPSISIYAHELINDYGVKKLIRVGTAGSLNKDVHVRELVLAQAAATNSRMINIDWPEYDLPQIADFGLLDKAYHIAKELNMTTHVGNVLSSDSFYSPKLFSRNLELGQLGVKAVEMEAAALYYLGAKFGVETLAIMTISDSLVNPEEDTTAEERQNTFTDMMKVGLETLIAE; encoded by the coding sequence ATGTCTATCCATATTTCCGCAAAACCAGGCGAAATCGCTGATAAGATTTTGCTTCCTGGTGATCCGCTTCGTGCTAAATTTATCGCTGAAAACTTCCTTGAAAATGCAGTTTGCTTCAACGAAGTTCGCAATATGTTCGGCTACACAGGTACCTACAAGGGTCATCGTGTCTCTGTCATGGGAACAGGTATGGGAATGCCTTCTATCTCTATCTACGCCCACGAGCTTATCAATGACTATGGCGTGAAAAAGCTAATCCGTGTAGGAACTGCCGGTTCGCTCAACAAGGATGTCCATGTTCGTGAATTGGTTTTGGCGCAAGCAGCCGCAACTAATTCTCGTATGATCAATATTGACTGGCCAGAGTACGATTTGCCACAAATCGCTGATTTTGGTCTTTTAGATAAGGCTTATCATATCGCCAAAGAACTCAACATGACAACGCATGTTGGCAATGTTTTATCATCAGATAGTTTCTATTCTCCAAAATTGTTTAGTCGCAACTTAGAATTAGGTCAACTAGGTGTCAAGGCAGTCGAAATGGAAGCAGCAGCCCTCTACTACTTGGGTGCTAAATTCGGCGTAGAAACGCTTGCCATTATGACTATTTCTGATAGTTTGGTCAATCCAGAAGAAGATACCACAGCAGAAGAGCGTCAAAACACCTTCACAGATATGATGAAAGTTGGTTTGGAAACTCTGATTGCAGAATAA
- a CDS encoding coproporphyrinogen III oxidase: MKKRPTSAYIHIPFCTQICYYCDFSKVFIKNQPVDEYLAALMEEVKFYDLPALRTLYIGGGTPSALSADQLDYLLTNLEDLLDLSQVEEFTIEANPGDLTADKIAVLKKSKCNRVSLGVQTFDDRMLKKIGRSHNQAQIYETIAALKEAGFHNISIDLIYALPGQTMEQVVDNVAKALELDIPHMSLYSLILENHTVFMNRQRRGNLHLPNEDVESDMFDYILQELEKNGFEHYEISNFTKPGFESRHNLMYWDNSEYYGLGAGASGYIDGMRYRNRGPIQHYLKSIREKGHSRLHEEFLSQTEQMEEEMFLGLRKKTGVSIERFEEKFGISFEDRYGQVVRDLKNEGLLQEEDRWLRMTKKGLFLGDTVAERFIITD, encoded by the coding sequence ATGAAAAAACGACCGACATCTGCCTATATCCACATTCCATTTTGTACCCAGATTTGTTACTACTGTGACTTTTCTAAGGTCTTTATCAAGAACCAGCCTGTTGATGAGTATTTGGCTGCCCTCATGGAAGAGGTCAAGTTTTACGACCTGCCAGCCCTCCGCACACTTTATATCGGAGGTGGAACACCGTCGGCTCTCTCGGCAGACCAGCTAGATTATCTCCTGACCAATCTGGAGGACTTGCTGGACTTGTCACAGGTGGAAGAATTCACTATCGAGGCCAATCCAGGTGACTTGACGGCGGATAAGATTGCGGTTCTGAAAAAGTCCAAGTGCAATCGAGTGTCGCTGGGGGTCCAGACCTTTGATGACCGTATGTTGAAAAAAATTGGTCGTAGCCACAATCAGGCCCAGATTTATGAAACCATTGCTGCCCTCAAGGAAGCGGGCTTCCACAACATTTCTATTGACTTGATTTATGCCCTTCCTGGTCAGACCATGGAGCAGGTGGTCGATAATGTCGCAAAGGCCTTGGAGCTGGATATTCCCCACATGAGCCTTTATAGCTTGATTTTGGAGAATCACACGGTCTTCATGAACCGCCAACGCCGTGGCAACCTCCACCTGCCCAACGAAGATGTGGAGTCCGATATGTTCGACTACATCCTGCAAGAGTTGGAGAAAAACGGCTTCGAACACTACGAAATCTCCAACTTCACCAAACCTGGTTTTGAAAGTCGCCACAATCTCATGTACTGGGACAATTCCGAGTATTACGGCTTGGGGGCAGGAGCTTCAGGCTACATCGACGGCATGCGCTATCGCAACCGCGGCCCCATTCAGCACTACCTCAAATCCATCCGCGAAAAAGGCCATTCCCGCTTACACGAAGAATTCCTCAGCCAGACTGAGCAGATGGAAGAAGAGATGTTTTTAGGGCTACGGAAAAAAACTGGCGTGTCCATTGAGCGATTCGAGGAAAAGTTTGGCATTTCCTTTGAAGATCGCTACGGTCAGGTGGTCAGAGACTTGAAAAATGAAGGTCTCTTGCAAGAAGAAGACCGTTGGCTTCGGATGACCAAAAAAGGATTGTTTCTTGGCGATACAGTTGCTGAACGATTTATTATTACAGATTAG
- a CDS encoding purine-nucleoside phosphorylase (catalyzes the formation of a purine and ribose phosphate from a purine nucleoside; in E. coli this enzyme functions in xanthosine degradation) has translation MSLLAKINETKTFLEEKGLVKPEFGLILGSGLGELAQEVENAIVIDYADIPNWGKSTVVGHAGKLVYGDLAGRKVLALQGRFHFYEGNPMEVVTFPVRVMKALGCEGVIVTNAAGGIGYGPGTLMAITDHINMTGQNPLIGENLEEFGPRFPDMSNAYTKEYREKAHAIAEKLGIKLDDGVYLGVTGPTYETPAEILAFKTMGAHAVGMSTVPEVIVAAHSGMKVLGISAITNFAAGFQSELNHEEVVEVTEQIKGNFKGLVKAILAEL, from the coding sequence ATGAGTTTACTTGCAAAAATCAATGAAACAAAAACGTTCTTAGAAGAAAAAGGTCTGGTAAAACCTGAATTCGGTTTGATTTTGGGTTCTGGCTTGGGTGAATTGGCCCAAGAAGTTGAAAATGCCATTGTCATCGACTATGCAGATATTCCAAACTGGGGCAAGTCAACAGTTGTAGGTCATGCTGGTAAGTTGGTGTACGGTGATTTGGCAGGACGTAAGGTCTTGGCTCTTCAAGGTCGATTCCACTTCTACGAAGGAAATCCGATGGAAGTTGTGACTTTCCCAGTCCGTGTCATGAAAGCTCTTGGTTGTGAAGGCGTGATTGTTACTAATGCCGCAGGTGGTATCGGTTACGGTCCAGGTACTCTCATGGCCATTACAGACCACATCAACATGACTGGCCAAAATCCATTGATTGGCGAAAACTTGGAAGAATTTGGTCCACGTTTCCCAGATATGTCAAATGCCTATACAAAAGAATACCGTGAAAAAGCCCATGCCATTGCGGAAAAATTGGGTATCAAGTTGGACGATGGTGTCTATCTCGGTGTGACAGGCCCTACCTATGAAACACCTGCTGAAATCTTGGCCTTCAAGACTATGGGTGCCCACGCAGTCGGTATGTCAACAGTACCAGAAGTTATCGTGGCAGCTCACTCAGGTATGAAAGTTTTGGGTATCTCTGCTATCACAAACTTTGCGGCTGGTTTCCAATCTGAACTCAATCACGAAGAAGTTGTAGAAGTAACCGAGCAAATCAAGGGCAACTTCAAGGGCTTGGTGAAAGCTATCTTGGCTGAGTTATAA
- a CDS encoding HicB family protein, translating to MLKSYPAIFHKDEQGYWVEFPEFSGGTQGDNLEEAMYNARDFLESSIALYIDEGMELPKVSDIKELSAPDGFVSMIQADPTPYIKNNKAIRKNVTVPEWLTKLADREGLNYSEILTTALETRLQV from the coding sequence ATGTTAAAATCTTACCCAGCTATTTTTCATAAAGATGAACAAGGTTATTGGGTGGAGTTCCCAGAGTTTAGTGGTGGTACTCAAGGGGATAACCTTGAGGAAGCTATGTACAATGCCCGTGATTTTTTAGAAAGCTCTATTGCCCTTTATATTGATGAGGGGATGGAGTTACCAAAAGTAAGCGATATAAAGGAGTTAAGCGCTCCTGATGGCTTTGTTTCAATGATACAAGCTGATCCAACACCGTATATTAAGAATAATAAAGCAATTAGAAAGAATGTGACAGTGCCTGAATGGTTAACAAAATTAGCAGACCGTGAGGGTTTGAACTATTCGGAAATTTTAACAACGGCTTTAGAAACACGATTACAAGTGTAA